The Pyxidicoccus sp. MSG2 DNA segment CCTCGTGGAGCAGGGGCCGAACAGCTTCCTGGACCGCGAGCCGGCCACGCGCGAGCTGGCGACGGCCCTCCACCTGGAAGGTCGCATCCGCGCGGCCGACGCGGCGGCGAAGCGTCGCTATGTGTACACGCGAGGTCGACTCAGGTCCGTACCGGCGTCCCCGCCCGCGTTCCTCGGCTCGGACATCCTTCCGCTCGGCGCGAAGCTGCGCGTCATGGGCGAGCTCTTCACGGGCCGCGCGCCCCAGGGCGTGGACGAGTCGCTGGCGGACTTCGGCCGCCGCCACCTGGGGCGCACGGCGACGCAGGTGCTGCTGGACGCGGTGCAGACGGGCATCTACGCGGGCGACGTGGAGCGGCTCAGCGTGGCCGCGACGTTTCCTCCCCTGGTGAAGCTGGAGCGAGAGCATCGCAGCCTCATCCTCGGCGCCATCCGCTCGCAGAAGGCGCAGAAGGCGCTGCCCGCGGGCACGGCGGGCGCGGCCCCGCCGCCGAAGCTGAGCGGCGCGCTGAGCACCTTCGACGGGGGCCTGCAGACGCTCATCGACGCGCTGGCCACGGCACTGGGCGACGCGACGCACGTGGGTGCCACGGTGGAGGGACTGGAGCGGCACGAGGACGGCTGGCGACTCCGGGTCCACGAGCACGGGCGGAGCGCGGAGCTGTCCGCGAAGCACGTGGTGCTGGCGGTGCCCTCGCACGTGGCCACGGGGCTCTTGCGGCCGCTGGACGCGACGCTCGCCGCGAAGGTGGCGGACATCGAATACGCGCCCATCGCCGTCGTGCACCTGGGCTTCGACGCGGGGACGACGCCCGCGCCGGACGGCTTCGGCTTCCTCGTGCCCTCGGGCGAGAAGCGGCGGCTGCTGGGCGCCATCCATGCGTCCACCACGTTCCCCTTCCGCGTGGAGGGCGGGCGGGTGCTCTACACATGCATGGTGGGCGGGGCGCGCCAGCCAGACCTGGTGAAGCAGGACGAGGAGGCCCTGGTGGCGCTGGCCCGCGAGGAGCTGAAGGCGCTCGCGGGGGTGACGGCGACCCCGTCCTTCAGGGAGGTCATCCGCTGGGAACGCGGCATTCCCCAGTACAACGTGGGACACCTGGAGCGCGTGTCCGCCATCGACGCGGCGCTCCAGCGCTGGCCGGGCCTCCACCTGACGGGCAACGCCTACAAGGGCGTGGGCCTCAACGACTGCATCCGCAACGGGGCTCTGCTCGCGGACGTGCTCGCCGGGGCCGTGTAGGCGTTACGGAAATAGCCCGGGCGACCCTTCGTTGTCCTCCAGCGACCGCTCGGGCCGGGGGCGTCAGCACAGCCAGGGAAGACACGTCAGACTGCAAAGGCATGCTTCCCGGAGTCAGGAGCCCCTCATGCTTGCCCTCCCCTCCCCCCTCCTCGTCCTCGCCGCCATCCTCCTCTTCCCCATCGTCCTCGCCGGCAGCATGGTGCTGGACGTCATGGAGACCGAGCTGGAGGAGGGCCCCGCGCGCTGAGCGCCCCGGCGGGGTAGGCTCCCGCTGGCGCATGTCGGAGAAGTCGGAAGCATCCATCGTCCGTGCCACGTGGCGGGCCCTCGTGGAGCCCCGGAGGCTGTTGCCCATCCTCCTGGTGGCCGCGCCGCTCGTGGCCGCCCAGGTGCGCTTCAGTCGCGAGCCGCTGGCCGTGTACCTGGGCGTGCTGATGTGCCTGATGTTCGTGGCCGTGGCGCCCGTCTCCTACCGCTTCCTCTTCCCGGAGGGGTTGGACCTGAGCCACGGCGGCATCCGCCTGCTGCTGTACTGCACCGTGGGCAGCGGCGTGGTGCTCACCTCCGGCTTCGTGCTGCCGAAGCTGCTCGGCATGGGGCCCACCTTCCTCACCCAGCGCCTCAACCTCGCGGTGTGCGGCGCCCTCTTCCTCGTGGGCGGCTGGGGCCTGGGCCGGGACATCGGCTTCGAGGAGAGCCTGGTGCGCGAGCGGGCCCGCGCCGCGCGCTTCGCGCTGGAGGCGGAGCAGGCGCAGTTGCTCGCGCTGCGCAGCCACCTGGACCCGCACTTCCTCTTCAACACCCTCAACGCCATCGCCGAGTGGTGCCGCGAGGACGGCGCCGTCGCCGAGGCCGCCGTGCTGCGGCTGTCCACCATGCTCCGCTCCGTGCTCGCCGGCGTGCGCAGCGCCACCTGGCCCCTGTCCCAGGAGTTGGAGCTCGTCCGCACCCTCTTCGATTTGCACCTGCTGAGAGACCCGGACCTCTTCCAGCTCGGAATGAACGTTCCTTCCGGCGCGGGGGACGTGCCCGTCCCGCCGCTGGTGCTGCTGCCGCTCGCGGAGAACGCCGTGAAGCACGGCCCCGCCGCCGGCCACCGGGGCCGCCTGTCGCTGGACATCACCGTGCGCGACGGCGAGGTGGAGGTGGCCATCGAAAACCCCGGCGCCTCCAAGGGCCCCCGCGAGGGCAGCGCCGGCCTGCCCACCGTGGAGCGCCGCCTGGCCCTGGCCTATGGCGGCAGGGCCCGCCTCACGCTCGAGAGCGCGCAAGAGCGCACCCGCGTCACCGTCATCCTGCCCCGCTCGGGCCCCCTGCCTGGAGTCGTCACGTGAGTCCGACACTGCGCGTCCTCGTCGCCGATGACGAGCTGCTCGCCCGCAAGCGCCTGTCCCGCCTGCTGGCCGCCTTTCCGGATGTGGAGCTGTGCGGCGAGGCCGCGGACGGAGAGGCCGTCCTCACCGCCGTGCGCGCCGGGGGCGTGGACGTGGTGCTGCTGGACATCCACATGCCCGGCCTCAGCGGCCTGGACGCGCTGGCCCTGATGCCGGAGGGGCGCCCTCGCGTCATCCTCTGCACCGCCCACGCCGAGCACGCGGTGGAGGCCTTCAACCACGGCGCCGTGGACTACGTCCTCAAGCCCGTCGAGCCCGCGCGCCTGCAGAAGGCGCTGGAGCGCGCCCGCGCCCGGCTGGAGGAGTCCGGGCGCGAGGCACCGGCCCCCGGCACCGAGAAGGCCCCGGCGTCACTCCCGGCCGCGCGCGGACTGGGGCGGCTGCCCATCCCCACGCGACAGGGCATCGTCCTGGTGGACCCGGAGACGATTTCGCACGCGGCGCTGGAGGACGAGCTGGTGACGGTGTTCACCGGGCAGGGCGACTTCCTCACCGACTTCACCCTCAACGAGCTGGCGGAGAAGCTGCCCGCGGAGCGCTTCCACCGCGTCCACCGCCGGGCGCTGCTGAATCTGTCCCACGTCACCCGGCTGGAGCCGCTGGACACGGGCGGCTACCTGGCGCGCACCGTCCGGGGCCACGCGGTGGAGGTGAGCCGCCAGTCCGCGCGCGAGCTGCGGCGCATGCTCGGCCTCCGCCGGGGCACCGAGGACGAGGGCTGAGGCCCGACCTTCCGGGCGCCCCGACGTCGCACGTGCCTCACGACGAGAGATGAAGCCGGCCGCGGCGAGGGAGGGCCTCCGTTGCCCCTCCCCACGGGCGCCTGCGCTCCGCTGCTTCCGCGCCGGCCCGCCTGCGGCCACTGCTCTTCATCCCACTGCATTGCTGCCCTGCTTCACATCTCCGCACGCGGCGGCGCTGCCTCGCGGCCCCGCGTCACTGCCACTCAGTCCACGCTGACTTCGATGGTGACGACCTGGCCGTTCACGTTGCGCTGGAAGACGACGGTGCCGTGGTCGGTCCACTTCGGCGCGTAGCCCACGCCCAGGCTGTACGCCTCCTCCACGTTGAGCGCGCGGTCGAAGCGGATGACGCGCACTTCGCTGTCGGTCAGGCTGGTGGTGGTGGTGTAGACGATGATGCGGCGGTCGGCATCCCACTCCACCGTCTCGCTCGAGAGCGGGTTGGGGATGTAGGAGGGGCTGTTCCTCGTGGAGCAGTCCTCGTTCGTCACCTGCTCCAGCGCGTTGCCGTTCTTCTTCACCTTCCAGAGCGACTCCATCCCCGAGCGCTTCTTGGACTGGAACAGCAGGCTCTTGCCGTCCGGCGTCCACACCGGCTCGGTGTCGTCATTGCCCTGCGTCAGCCGCTCGGTGTCGCCCGTGCGCGTGTTGTACACGTGCAGCTCCGCGCGCGTCACCGGGTCGCCCGCCCTCCACGAGTTCGGCAGCTTCGCGTACGCCACCTCGCGGCCATCCGGCGAGACCACCGGCGCGCCGCTGCGCTCCGCGAGCAGCTCGGTGTTGCCCTTCTTGTCCACCGCGTACAGCTGCAGCGTCGGGGTCTGGTACACGATGATGCGACGGTCGTTGGAGACACCCTCGTCACCGCTCTCGTCCAGCCGCTGCGACTCCGTCGCGTACGGCTCGGCACCGCCGGAGGCCTCCGCCCCGCCCGCCTCGCCGCACCCGGCAAACGCCAGGGAAGAAGCCATCCACAGCAGCGCGACGGTCCTTCGGGAAAGACGACTACGGACTTCGGTTGGATGCATACGGTCCTCTGGTTGGAAATGTCCTACGAGAGGGCGGGCTTGACACCACGTCAGGCCCGAACTCGTGGGTATTTCACGTCAGATTTCCTCAACAATCCACACAGTCCTGAATGACACCGGCGAGTCTCCGCCGGGCCGCTGACTTCTCAGTCTGACGCGAAGAGTTGAGGCACTCGCGCTGCGTCATCTCCGAGGACTTCGGAGAGAACACGGTAAGCAGGAGTGGGGAGCGCGGCACCGGCGCGTGCACACCGGGCGGCGTCGTCCAATGTGAGCGTGGGCGGGGCGCAGTAGGATTCGCGCCAGTGCTCCACGAGCCGCTGGGAGAAGACCCTCCCCAGCTGCGCGATGCGCTGCTCGAGCCAGGCGTGCGGGGGCGTGAAGGACACGTGCTGGGGCGACACGTTGGCGTCGGAGAAGGAGACGTCGTGCTCGTAGCCGGACTCGGAGAACTGGTCCTGTAGCACTGCCGTGAGGGGTCCGCGCCGCGCGTCGAGCATGCCGGAGGAGGACAGGGCCACGCGGTGGTCCACGGACAGGCGCAGCGCGTGGTACTCGAAGGTCCTCGCCACGTCGCGGTACTTCGTGACTTCCACGGTGAAGGTGCGGGTGTACGTGCGCGTCTTGGTGACGGTGCGCTTCTTCGTCTCGCCCTTCTCGTCCGTGTACTCCTCCTCCTCCGTATAGGGCTCCGTAATCGTCTCCGTGCGGTCCTCGTGGTCCGTGTATGGCACCTGCTCCGTGTACGGCGCGGTGAGCTCCACGGACTGGCTGTCGCGCTGCGTGGAGAACCGGCCCGCCAGCGTGAAGTCCGGCCGGGGCGTGGCGTTGGGAGAGAACCAGGGCGAGGACTCGAAGGCGCGCGTCAGGTGCTCGCGCAGCCGGTTCACCTGGGCCTCGTCCAGGCCGGAGATGTCGCCCTCGAACGAGGCGGGGCCGAACAGCTCCGGGGCCGCGGGCGGCTGGGGCGCGTACTCGCGCCAGTGGGCGCAGTAGCGGAACACCAGCTCCTTCCAGTGCGGGGTGTCCTCGGTGCTGACGGTGCGCAGCCGCTGGCAGGCGTCCTTGCCGCTCTGGAGCACCGCGTTCTCCATCTCCCGCTGGATGACGACCATCTCCCGGTGGGCCAGCAGCGGCCGCTTGCGAATCAGCGACTCCTCCGCCGTCAGCGCGTGGCCATTCTGGGCGGGAGCGCCGATGAGCGTGCGCAGGTGCTGGTGCGTCCCGCCCATCTCCTCCAGCAGCGAGCTCTCCAGCGCGCCATTGAGGTGCGAGTTCCACTGGACGCGGTGGTTGAGGAAGGTCAGGAGGTCTGCTTCCGCGTCCTCGTCGCGTCCCTCCAGCCGGTAGCGCCGGGCATTGCCCAACAGCTGCTCCAGCGCCTTCCAGCGCAGGTCATCGCGGGCGGAGACCAGCTCCGTCTCGTAGGGGCTCTTGCGGACGAGGTCGTCGTAGATGGCGGCGGCCTCGACGAACTGCCCCTTTCGGGCGAGGTCATCGGCACGGCCGCGCAGGGAGGTGCAGGCGCACAGCAACAGGAAGGGCAGCAGTCGGAGGAGTCGGACCATGAGCGGCCGGGAGGTGAGCGGAAGGCTGCGCGGGAGTACCGCCAGCCCGCTGACGTGGCAGGCGGGCGGATATTCACCGGCCCGTGCCCCTTCCTGCAATCCGCCCCCTGACGGAGGGCCCGGCCTACTCCACCGGCCAGGTATGCAGGGGCTCGCCCGAGTCGGCGTGGTGCAGGTAGCGCTCCAGCATCGCCGCCAGTGCGTCCGCGCGGGGCATCCGCGCCTCCAGCCGCGCCAGCTCCAGCCGCTGCCAGCGCGCGCCCGTGCGCCCGAGCGCCACGCGCCGCTCGATGATGCCCAGCATGGCGTCCGCGTCGGCCGCGTCCACACCGGCCCTCACCAATCCCTGGTGCGCCAGCGGCAGCAGCCGGGGCACCAGCTCCACCACCCGCACCGGCCTGGGACTGGGCGCCGCGTCCGCGGGCCAGAGCAGCTCCGCGTCCAGCCCCTGGCGCGCCGCCCGGATGAAGTTGCCGTACGCGTGGACGAAGGGCAGCGCGGGCAGCAGCGCGTCCACCCGCTCCGCCAGCGCCAGCGTCAGGCCCAGCAGGAAGGCGCCGTTGGCCACCATGTCCACCACGGTGGGGCCCGCCGGCAGGGCACGCAGCTCGATGCGCAGGTGGCCGGAGTCCTTGGGGTCATAGATGGCGCGGTTCCACGTCCACACCGTGCTCTGGTGCAGCCGCAGCTCGTCCAGCCCCGGCAGCCCTCCGGCCCTCACGCACTCCAGCGGCGACTCGCGCCCCACCACGGGCAGCAGCGGCGGGTGCAGGGCCACCGCCTCGGCGAACAGCTCGTGCGCCCCCTCGCGAGCCCAGCCGTGCCCGAAGGACACGCGCGCGTGCGGATGGAAGCCGCCCTCGCCCGGCTCGCCGCGGTCGTCCACCGCCTGCCGGAACAGCGCCACCCGCGTCTCGTCCCACAGCCGGTGCCCGAGGAAGAGCGGCGAGTTGCCGGACACCGCCAGCACCGGCGCCGTGGCCAGTTGTGCCGCGTTGTAGGCCCGCGCGAAGTCACCCGGCGCCACCCTCAGATGGTACTGGAGCGACGTGTTGGCGCCCTCCAGCGTCACGTCGTCCCAGGCGAGCGCCAGCGTGTCCTCGCCGCGGATGGACACGTGGAAGGGCGCGGCGCGGCGGTGGCGGATGGCCGCGGACAGCGCGCGGTAGCGGGCCACTCCCGTCATCGCGCCGCTGCCCAGGTCCGCCTCGCGCAGCGTGGGGAGGATGCCGATGACGGCCACCCGGGCGCCCTGCGTGGCCGCCGCGCGCCGCACCTCGCGCAGCGTGTCCTCGAACTCCGCCGCGAGCGCGGTGAAGGGCCTGCCGGCCAGCGGCCCCGGGCGCAGGTTGAGCTCCAGGTTGAAGCGGTCCATCTCCAGCGTCACCCGCGGGTCCACCGTCTGCGCCAGCACCTGACGGTTGATGGGCAGCGGGAAGCCCGCCGCGTCCACGAGGAACAGCTCCAGCTCCGCGCCGATGGTGCTCGGCCCCACCCCGAAGCCCGGACGCGCCAGCAGCGCGCGCAGCGCCTCCAGGCTCTCCTTCAGCCGCCGCGAGAAGCGCTCGTAGTCGTCCGGGCGGAACTCCTCCTGCTGGATGGCCAGACCCATATGGGTTCAAGGTGGACACGGCTTCATTCCCCGGCAGGCGGACGACGGGGCCCGCCAGCCCGCCCGCTCGGCGCTCCAGGCCCGGGCTCCGGGGCCCCGGCTCCGGGGCCCGGACTCCAAAACTCGCGACCGGCTGATGCCCCCCGCCGGGTGTGTTATCTCCGTCCATGGCCATGCCGTCCGACACGCCCACCAACCTGTACGACTTCACGCGCCCCGCGCTGGGTGAGCTGCTCTCCGGCTGGGGATTTGGCCCCTACTACCGCGACCTCGTGTGGACCGCGCTGTACCGCAAGCAGGTGCGCTCGCTGGACGAAGTGGAGGGGCTGCGCCCGGACCTCCAGGCCGCCCTGCGCGAGCGGGCCCGCCTGGGCCACCTCGCCACGCACACCGAGACGTTCAGCAGCGACGGCCACACCCACAAGCTGCTGCTCAAGCTCGACGACGGGCAGACGATTGAAACGGTGCTCATGCGTTTCAAGGGCCGCGCCACGGTGTGCATCAGCACGCAGGCCGGCTGCGCCATGGGGTGCGTCTTCTGCGCCACGGGACAGATGGGCCTGTCGCGCCACCTGACGCCCGGCGAAATCGTGGGCCAGGTGCTGCACGTCAACCGCATCCTCCGCGAGTCCAACGAGTCGCTGCGCAACGTCGTCCTCATGGGCATGGGCGAGCCCCTGCACAACTACGAGGGGACGATGGCCGCGGTGGACGTGCTGGTGGACGCGCTCGGGCTGGCCATGGGGCCGCGCTTCATCACCCTGAGCACCGTGGGCGTGGTGCCCGGCATCCGCCGGCTCGCGGACGAGGAGCGCCCCGTGCAGCTCGCCGTCAGCCTCCACGGCGCCACCGACGCCGAGCGCGCCGCGCTGGTGCCCGCCGGCCGCCGCTGGCCCCTGGACGAATTGATGGACGCGTGCCGCTACTACAGCGAGAAACGCAGGCGCCGCATCTTCTTCGAGTGGACGCTCATCTCCGGCCGCAATGACACGGCCGAGCACGCGCACACGCTGGGGAAGCTGCTGCACGGCATGGACGCGCACATCAACGTCATCCCCCTCAACCCCACCGTGGGCTACGACGGCGGGCCCAGCCGCCCGGAGTCCGTGCGCGCCTTCCAGGACGTCCTGACGTCCCATGCGGTGCCCAGCACGGTGCGTCAGCGCCGGGGCATCGACATCGACGCGGGCTGCGGCCAGCTCAAGTCCACCGTGGAGCGTCGCTCACGCCGTTCACTTCCGACCAGCCCTTGAGGGCAGGGTGGGAACGACGGGCGGGTGTCACCCGTGTCCGTTAACGTGCGCGGCCTTCTCTCCGCCCAACCCGCGAGGATTGCCTTGTCCACGACTCCCACCGCCGCC contains these protein-coding regions:
- the hemG gene encoding protoporphyrinogen oxidase, which gives rise to MSVVVVGGGISGLVVAHRLRSRGRDCVLLESSGRLGGAVGTRARGGYLVEQGPNSFLDREPATRELATALHLEGRIRAADAAAKRRYVYTRGRLRSVPASPPAFLGSDILPLGAKLRVMGELFTGRAPQGVDESLADFGRRHLGRTATQVLLDAVQTGIYAGDVERLSVAATFPPLVKLEREHRSLILGAIRSQKAQKALPAGTAGAAPPPKLSGALSTFDGGLQTLIDALATALGDATHVGATVEGLERHEDGWRLRVHEHGRSAELSAKHVVLAVPSHVATGLLRPLDATLAAKVADIEYAPIAVVHLGFDAGTTPAPDGFGFLVPSGEKRRLLGAIHASTTFPFRVEGGRVLYTCMVGGARQPDLVKQDEEALVALAREELKALAGVTATPSFREVIRWERGIPQYNVGHLERVSAIDAALQRWPGLHLTGNAYKGVGLNDCIRNGALLADVLAGAV
- a CDS encoding sensor histidine kinase; translation: MSEKSEASIVRATWRALVEPRRLLPILLVAAPLVAAQVRFSREPLAVYLGVLMCLMFVAVAPVSYRFLFPEGLDLSHGGIRLLLYCTVGSGVVLTSGFVLPKLLGMGPTFLTQRLNLAVCGALFLVGGWGLGRDIGFEESLVRERARAARFALEAEQAQLLALRSHLDPHFLFNTLNAIAEWCREDGAVAEAAVLRLSTMLRSVLAGVRSATWPLSQELELVRTLFDLHLLRDPDLFQLGMNVPSGAGDVPVPPLVLLPLAENAVKHGPAAGHRGRLSLDITVRDGEVEVAIENPGASKGPREGSAGLPTVERRLALAYGGRARLTLESAQERTRVTVILPRSGPLPGVVT
- the rlmN gene encoding 23S rRNA (adenine(2503)-C(2))-methyltransferase RlmN, encoding MPSDTPTNLYDFTRPALGELLSGWGFGPYYRDLVWTALYRKQVRSLDEVEGLRPDLQAALRERARLGHLATHTETFSSDGHTHKLLLKLDDGQTIETVLMRFKGRATVCISTQAGCAMGCVFCATGQMGLSRHLTPGEIVGQVLHVNRILRESNESLRNVVLMGMGEPLHNYEGTMAAVDVLVDALGLAMGPRFITLSTVGVVPGIRRLADEERPVQLAVSLHGATDAERAALVPAGRRWPLDELMDACRYYSEKRRRRIFFEWTLISGRNDTAEHAHTLGKLLHGMDAHINVIPLNPTVGYDGGPSRPESVRAFQDVLTSHAVPSTVRQRRGIDIDAGCGQLKSTVERRSRRSLPTSP
- a CDS encoding glutamate--cysteine ligase, coding for MGLAIQQEEFRPDDYERFSRRLKESLEALRALLARPGFGVGPSTIGAELELFLVDAAGFPLPINRQVLAQTVDPRVTLEMDRFNLELNLRPGPLAGRPFTALAAEFEDTLREVRRAAATQGARVAVIGILPTLREADLGSGAMTGVARYRALSAAIRHRRAAPFHVSIRGEDTLALAWDDVTLEGANTSLQYHLRVAPGDFARAYNAAQLATAPVLAVSGNSPLFLGHRLWDETRVALFRQAVDDRGEPGEGGFHPHARVSFGHGWAREGAHELFAEAVALHPPLLPVVGRESPLECVRAGGLPGLDELRLHQSTVWTWNRAIYDPKDSGHLRIELRALPAGPTVVDMVANGAFLLGLTLALAERVDALLPALPFVHAYGNFIRAARQGLDAELLWPADAAPSPRPVRVVELVPRLLPLAHQGLVRAGVDAADADAMLGIIERRVALGRTGARWQRLELARLEARMPRADALAAMLERYLHHADSGEPLHTWPVE
- a CDS encoding TolB family protein; protein product: MASSLAFAGCGEAGGAEASGGAEPYATESQRLDESGDEGVSNDRRIIVYQTPTLQLYAVDKKGNTELLAERSGAPVVSPDGREVAYAKLPNSWRAGDPVTRAELHVYNTRTGDTERLTQGNDDTEPVWTPDGKSLLFQSKKRSGMESLWKVKKNGNALEQVTNEDCSTRNSPSYIPNPLSSETVEWDADRRIIVYTTTTSLTDSEVRVIRFDRALNVEEAYSLGVGYAPKWTDHGTVVFQRNVNGQVVTIEVSVD
- a CDS encoding LytR/AlgR family response regulator transcription factor; translated protein: MSPTLRVLVADDELLARKRLSRLLAAFPDVELCGEAADGEAVLTAVRAGGVDVVLLDIHMPGLSGLDALALMPEGRPRVILCTAHAEHAVEAFNHGAVDYVLKPVEPARLQKALERARARLEESGREAPAPGTEKAPASLPAARGLGRLPIPTRQGIVLVDPETISHAALEDELVTVFTGQGDFLTDFTLNELAEKLPAERFHRVHRRALLNLSHVTRLEPLDTGGYLARTVRGHAVEVSRQSARELRRMLGLRRGTEDEG